The genomic window GTTCATATCTGGATCTGCACCACCGTTCTTAGCACACATGTAAATTTCTTTACCGTACTTAGAATATACTTTAATTTTTGCGCCAGCTGTTTTGGCCATTGAGGCCTTGCGCACTTCAAAACTTCTTCCCATCGGGATCTACTCTCTAATTCTATGTCTCAGAAAAAGTCACAGTCACCAGCACGCAGCTGGTAATCCAAAAAACTACCTTAACCAATCCTAGCAATTAACTGGGTTAAACTGCTGTGATTGGCTTTAAATTCATCATCTGTCGATATTTCGCAACAGACTCATCAAACCAAAGCACGTGTTGTTCGCTTTTAAGCTTGCTGCGTTGCTCTGAAATATCGAGTTCAGTACCCTGCGAGTTTTTGACTTTCCACACCAAATAAGATGCTTGTTTGTCTAACTCAACGCGGTATTTGTCTTCAGCAGGAAGTTTAGAAAGATTTATCGACATGTGAGGTTTTTTATACGAATTCGTGTTGCGTAATATAACACATTTTCAGAGGATGAAAAAACGAGAAAATTTACACTGTAAAGTGGCTGAATTTATAGGCAAAAACAGCATTCAAAAATGGCTTTCTCTCACGTAAAAACCGCAGCGATTTATTCAGTAATACTTTGATATATAAACAAAAATGCATACACTGCTTTCAACATAGTGTATGCATTTCAAGACCGTAATTAATATTGCGTCAATAATCACGGAACGCTTTGTCGCCACTGTGTACTTAATCTAATACGCGTCTAATCAAATTAAGTACCAACCTGGTGACGGGGTAAAATTAATGCAACAGCCCCAACTCTCGAGCTTCTTCCAGTGTCAATCCACTTTCCCTGATTTCACGCATTTGTTCTATTCGGCGTCTTGCCTCTGCAGATTTTAACTGTTTATTCGAAGTAGTTGCGCGGGTTGCGTTCAATTCATCCCACGAACCCGCGAGATCTTGCATCTCTTCTCGGCTTATAGAATTAATAGACATCGCTTTGCTCCTAGAATAACAATAATTTATAGGGTTTCTACCCTACTGCTAAGTAACAGAAACCCTCACTATTTTGCTTATTAGCTGAGTTCTTCTGACATCGACATTGATATCAATCTAGCCCCTTCCTGTTAAGAGTTTTCGAACCAAAATGTGATGCAGTTATCAAGCGCATTTTTGATTTATTGGCATAGACTGCATTTGACTACATTTTAACCGTTTTTGATTTACACTTATTATGAATATAGTCAAAGAGGACGGTTTTCGTGAATCAGCTCGATCAATGGCAACAGCAAGTGTCGCATTGGCATAAAGTACGTAAGCATGATCAAGTGGAAACCCTTGCTCAGCTTATCAATAATGCGCCTCAAGAATTGTGGGGGCCAGAAGTGTCGATAGAGCAAAGTCAGGGATTGGGGTATTGGTTAGACGGCTGTGCACGCATCTATCAGCATCATTTGGAGCAAGGGAACATCGCCGCTGCCTACTCTTATTTATGCTTAGCACAAGCTCGTTTAGAATCGGTGGTATGTCGCGCCGAAGTGGATCAAAACATTCGATGCAGTTGCTGTCGAAAATTAGAACAGGTGATGGTATTGATCTTTGAGTTTTGTAAAAAACAACATGATCAAGAGTGGCAAGTAGAGCTACGAAATCAAATAGAAATGCATATTAAATTTTTAACCCACTACCCTTTCAATGAATCTCCGTTACCAACGCTCAAGCCTTCGTCCAGTTAAACAATCCGCATAGATCTACTCGACATCACGGCGAGGGATTAAGATCTATACGGAAGCATGATCAAGAGCCTGATGCGATCTCTCTCAATACTCGCATAACGGTTTCATCGTAATGACCTTCGAAGATCTGGCGACATACTTTACGTCGCACCGCTAAACCTAAGATCAAACGCTCGATCGAAAGATGCACACCTTCAGAATCTTGATTATATAATTCGATGGTACGACTCAGCGCTTCATAGCTCACCACTTTGTCTTCCACTCTCAGCCAATCTAGCTTCTCTAAAAGCTCCTGACACTCTTCTCGGATAGATACAGGTGAATGACCTGTCATTGCAGACAAAGCCGTTATACTGCGTTCAAGAGCCTCTGGAGAGGTATATTTGGTTAAACTTATGGTGATCTCTTCTGCGTTGATCTCAACTAAGTGCTTACGCAATTTAACGCGACGACCTAAATGCCCTCTTGGAGAGGTTTTCTTGCGTTGAATTGGCTCAAACTCGCCATCGATGATTTCTGCTAATTCATCGAGTTTTTTCTTAGAAACCATTTCGTGGCGCAATGGGTTAGGCAAGGTAGGTGCCATGTTACGCTTACCGGCATTGGTAGTTCTAGCGCGAGCATAACGAATTACCTCTTCCGCGTTGCATTTGATATCAACTTGGTAGTCTTTCACTTTGCCTTTGGTTTCAAGAACGCTCAGAGTTAAGTGATAGCCCCATAGATTCACTACAAACAGTTCATCATTGCCTTTACCGTTGGACAGTTTCTTTAATTCTCGTAGCAAATCCATCGAAAAACGACGCCATTCAATGTTTCTGGCTAATTTTTGATTTAATTCGCTGAGTAACATGCTGTCGTTGGTGCGACGCGACATTCTGCTTCTGAAATACGAGTACAGTTGGAATACCAAAGTGTGCTGACGTAAAATTTCAGGCGGGAACAAGAAGAAATAATCACGCGTTAGCAACTCTTCATAAAACGACGGCTCCCAAACTAAAATATAGAGATTAGGTTTGATTTTTATCTCACCTGCTTCGTTCTCGGTTGGCGCTTCTTCAGAGGCGGTGATTGTTCGAGCTAAGAAACGAAAACGATCACTCTTAAAGCCCTCTGGCATGTTTTCGCTTAGCCACTGCCCCGTTAATTCATGCAGTTGAAAATCGGTGTATTCGATTCTGTCTATGCTGTCACGAATAGAATCACGCGCCGGACCACTGTCTTTTTTGCCCCTAAGAGACAAGATATCCGTGATATACAGTGGCGTTTTATTTGGTGCGATCTGAGCATTGATGTGATAATTATCTTGATGATGATCGTGGTATTGCACCGTTAGGGTAAACAGCGCAAACAAGGTCATGAGATCATCTACCGTCATAATGTGTTTGGAAGATCGAGTTTCGATCACCGCACGCGTTCCAGAGATTGAAACCATTGATTTTTGATAGTTTTTACGAGTTCTTGGTGGCGCTAATGCTTGATCAATAATCCCTGCCCAGTTGGTTGGAGAAACGACAAATTGATCGGCTTCGTCTAACATTGCGGGTGGATTGTTTAATCCATGTTCGCTGAGCAGTTGTTTGTTCACATGAGTTTGAGCAAGCGCTTGGGTTTTCTTTTTCTTGGCCGTTTTCTTACTGGTTTCGGTTTGTAGACTTCCGGTGCCTAAAGTTGTGATAAGCAGAGATGGGTTTACAAACTTGTGCAGCATGGTTTTTCCAGCAAGCCCTGTTTCAAAACGGACTGGAGTTTGTCCAAATAAACCTATGTTTACTGCTGCGCGTAAGCGTTGCTGAATGGCTGCACGGGTAATTTGTCCGTCTGTTGCGTCAATAAGCTCTGTGGTAGAAACTAATCCATCTTTGCTGCTCATGCCACGTAACGAAATGAGGTTAAGCAGTTCAATGATGCTTTTGGTAACACCTTTGAAATGTTGATACTGCTCAATCCATTCGATTGCTGCATCATTGACTTCAAATAAATGGCCATCTTTATGACTTCTAGGCTGTTTAATTAAGATCTTACTGTCTTTGGTCATTTATTATCCGTCTACATTCAATCGTAACTTAATCATTGTTCCGTATAGCTTAAGAAAAATTCTACTAAAAAGAAAGAAAAATTATAGAGGTTTTTTAAAACTGATCTTTCTGTTTAAAACTGATCTTATTGATTATGTGATCTAATGATCCGGGCTTTGATTTGCTTGTAAGTTATTGATTAACTAAGAGTAATTTTTAGAGTGTTTCGGAGCGATGATCAAGGTTACTTCGAAAGAATGATCATACAGAATACGTAAACATGATCAGTGATTTACGGAAGTGTGATCAACATAATGAATGAACCATGATCAAGTAAGCGACGAAAGCATGATCATTGAATGTAAACAACTTATCCACAGTGCTTTAGCGTATTTATTGAGCAGCACCCTAGTTCTAAGGTCTTGCTTGTTCATCATATTCTATTTTGGCTTGTTATAAACCTGCAAAAGCCTGATTTCTGGACGCTTTAATCATTGGAAGCATGATCATGAGTGTCATTGATCCATTGTTTCCCTCAATTCAATTCCGTCCAATTTGTTTCCATTGTTGGTATATCAATTGCCAGTCTGTCTTTGGGCGTTCTTTCTTTAGATTCGATATCGTTTTATTTTTAAAAAATAGAGGGAAGCATGATCAAGTAAATTGGTTTTTCTTGATTTGATTATGCATTGGTAAATGAATTGGGCTATTTTTGTACCTTATTTTCTGTAAATGCCCATTCTACTTGATGTTTCCCGTAATCTAGCGAGGAATTTACATGCTTCCGTGTTGAAATTACACTTGATCATCGATCCGAAAAAGATCCTGTAAAGTATCGGTAAACCTTGATCATATCGAATTGAGACTCTGCTCATCGGTTACCTTGATCATTGTTTCGAGTTTACGCAATTTTGCTGAGTTATCTTTATTTTTGCTTAGGAAGAATGATCAAGGTCTTCACTTGATCATTCTTCCGCTTTTAGTGGCGCACAGTCATTTGCCACTTCGTCAGCGTTGAGTGTAGAGCAAGGTGATTATGATTTGACCGGTTGCTGAATAATGTTAAAAAAGCACTGAGTTTTTAAAATATAACTCAATAATCATCAGCGTAGCTATATTGGGTTGCAAATGACCGTAATTCATACAGCTTTTATCATCGTTCCGATTATTGTGGTAAAAATGGGCTTGTGGGTGGCTATTTATCCTGCCCTACCCTATTTTGCGCTTTTTAGTCTGTTTACATTGTAAATAAGTGACTCCTGTAACTTTTAAAATCTATAAAGTTTTTCGACTAGTTATCGGTGTAAATCTGACGTCACTATGGCAATATTACAGGTTATTTATGTGATTCAACCCATTAATAAATGTTCAGCACTTAATTGAATTATCTCGTATTAGCTGTACAATTAACTTAGTCATACATTTATGGGAAGAATGATGAAAAGAGAATCAACGATAGATAATCTTTATCAATTAGCAGAACAAACAAAACAGGTTCAAGCTGATCGTATTGAAATTGTATTGGAAGAGCGAAACGATGAGCACTTCCCTGCAATGTCTAAAGCATTGATGGAAACTCGCTCTGGCTTGACTCGCAGAAAGCTAGACGACGCTATCAGCAAAATGGAAGCCAAAGGGCATCAATTTACAAAAAACAACGCCAATCACTACTCTATTTCTTTAGAGGAGGCTCATCATTTGATGGAGTCTGCCGGCGTTGAAATGTTTCACGAGCGCAAGCGAAATCAAAACAATAAGCCTTGGGTTGTCAATGTGCAGAACCAAAAGGGTGGCACAGGTAAGTCGATGACTGCGGTTCACCTAGCGGCTTGTTTGGCACTGAATTTAGATAAGCGTTACCGCATTTGTCTTATTGACTTGGATCCGCAAGGGTCACTACGACTGTTTTTAAATCCGCAGATCAGTATTAGCGAGCACGATAATATCTATTCAGCGGTTGATATTATGCTGGATAATGTACCGGAAGATACCGATGTAGATTTAGATTTTCTGCGTAAGAATGTACTACTTCCAACGCAGTATCCAAACCTGAAAACCATTTCAGCTTTTCCTGAAGATGCTATGTTTAACGCAGAAGCGTGGCAATCACTATCGCAAGATCAATCTCTTGATATTGTTAAGCTACTTAAAGAAAAGCTTATCGATAAAATTGCTGATGACTTTGACGTTATCATGATTGATACCGGTCCACACGTTGATCCATTAGTTTGGAATGCCATGTACGCATCAAATGCGTTATTGATTCCGTGTGCCGCTAAGCGATTGGACTGGGCGTCAACGGTTAACTTCTTCCAGCATTTACCGACGGTATATGAGATGTTCCCTGAGGACTGGCACGGATTAGAGTTTGTTCGTATGGTGCCAACCATGTTTGAAGATGATAATAAAAAGCAGGTATCGGTTCTGACTGAAATGAACTACCTGTTACAAGAGCAAGTGATGATGGCGACCATCCCA from Vibrio neonatus includes these protein-coding regions:
- a CDS encoding DUF3283 family protein, translated to MSINLSKLPAEDKYRVELDKQASYLVWKVKNSQGTELDISEQRSKLKSEQHVLWFDESVAKYRQMMNLKPITAV
- a CDS encoding PA3496 family putative envelope integrity protein; this encodes MSINSISREEMQDLAGSWDELNATRATTSNKQLKSAEARRRIEQMREIRESGLTLEEARELGLLH
- a CDS encoding replication initiator protein RctB domain-containing protein gives rise to the protein MTKDSKILIKQPRSHKDGHLFEVNDAAIEWIEQYQHFKGVTKSIIELLNLISLRGMSSKDGLVSTTELIDATDGQITRAAIQQRLRAAVNIGLFGQTPVRFETGLAGKTMLHKFVNPSLLITTLGTGSLQTETSKKTAKKKKTQALAQTHVNKQLLSEHGLNNPPAMLDEADQFVVSPTNWAGIIDQALAPPRTRKNYQKSMVSISGTRAVIETRSSKHIMTVDDLMTLFALFTLTVQYHDHHQDNYHINAQIAPNKTPLYITDILSLRGKKDSGPARDSIRDSIDRIEYTDFQLHELTGQWLSENMPEGFKSDRFRFLARTITASEEAPTENEAGEIKIKPNLYILVWEPSFYEELLTRDYFFLFPPEILRQHTLVFQLYSYFRSRMSRRTNDSMLLSELNQKLARNIEWRRFSMDLLRELKKLSNGKGNDELFVVNLWGYHLTLSVLETKGKVKDYQVDIKCNAEEVIRYARARTTNAGKRNMAPTLPNPLRHEMVSKKKLDELAEIIDGEFEPIQRKKTSPRGHLGRRVKLRKHLVEINAEEITISLTKYTSPEALERSITALSAMTGHSPVSIREECQELLEKLDWLRVEDKVVSYEALSRTIELYNQDSEGVHLSIERLILGLAVRRKVCRQIFEGHYDETVMRVLREIASGS
- a CDS encoding AAA family ATPase, whose product is MKRESTIDNLYQLAEQTKQVQADRIEIVLEERNDEHFPAMSKALMETRSGLTRRKLDDAISKMEAKGHQFTKNNANHYSISLEEAHHLMESAGVEMFHERKRNQNNKPWVVNVQNQKGGTGKSMTAVHLAACLALNLDKRYRICLIDLDPQGSLRLFLNPQISISEHDNIYSAVDIMLDNVPEDTDVDLDFLRKNVLLPTQYPNLKTISAFPEDAMFNAEAWQSLSQDQSLDIVKLLKEKLIDKIADDFDVIMIDTGPHVDPLVWNAMYASNALLIPCAAKRLDWASTVNFFQHLPTVYEMFPEDWHGLEFVRMVPTMFEDDNKKQVSVLTEMNYLLQEQVMMATIPRSRAFETCADTYSTVFDLTPGDFEGGKKTLAVAQDAVQKSALELERVLHSHWASLNQED